In Fusarium oxysporum f. sp. lycopersici 4287 chromosome 2, whole genome shotgun sequence, a genomic segment contains:
- a CDS encoding gamma-glutamyltransferase: MALFPTWVALLGLIAQAHGHPCDVKYPPQTQPVETRQFSKSRGAVACESEICSTIGINTLRQGGNAADAMVATVLCVGTVGMYHSGIGGGGFMLIHKPDGKNESVPYEFVDFRETAPAAATENMFKNNVNASIYGGQASGVPGELRGLEHLHKSYGHLPWSKLVQPAIDVARYGFPVNNDTLKFMKMTYTKSENESFLLNDPAWAIDFAPAGRLLKFGEKLTRKRYADTLETIASKGASAFYEGPIADATIRTLKQKSGIMTTDDLKNYSVAIREPSQINYRGGKITSGSAPSSGAVVAASLNILDGYDFLGDSRRVNDSAYLLDEAFKFGYGMRSNLGDPTFVKGLGEYQAQMYSNDTAQEIRAKLDGRALQVKDYDPRGLESLDTPGTSHVVVMDNSGLAISLTTTINLNFGSQVIIPETGVIMNNEMNDFSIPGQSNAFGFIPSEANFIRPGKRPLSSISTTIVEGPDGKVSLVTGSAGGSRIITATVQVVLNALERNMTVHDALAAPRLHDQLEPRQVTFEYAYDNSTVAYLKEIGNNVTWVAPGQSTAQALRRLLDGTFEAAGEPRQANSGGFST, encoded by the exons ATGGCTCTCTTTCCAACTTGGGTTGCTCTGCTGGGCCTCATTGCGCAAGCTCATGGTCATCCATGCGATGTAAAGTACCCTCCTCAGACACAGCCAGTAGAGACCAGGCAATTCAGCAAAAGCCGCGGCGCCGTTGCCTGTGAGAGTGAGATATGCAGTACGATCGGCATCAATACTCTGCGACAGGGCGGCAACGCGGCTGATGCGATGGTCGCCACCGTGCTTTGCGTAGGAACAGTCG GCATGTATCATTCTGGCATCGGAGGAGGCGGCTTCATGCTCATTCACAAACCCGATGGCAAGAATGAATCCGTGCCCTACGAATTTGTCGACTTTCGTGAAACGGCGCCTGCAGCAGCTACGGAGAATATGTTCAAGAATAACGTGAACGCCAGTATTTATGGAGGACAAGCGAG TGGCGTGCCCGGCGAGTTACGAGGTCTAGAACACCTGCACAAGAGCTATGGTCATCTGCCTTGGTCGAAGCTTGTCCAGCCAGCTATTGACGTCGCCCGCTATGGATTTCCAGTCAACAACGACACCCTCAAGTTCATGAAGATGACCTATACCAAATCTGAGAACGAGAGCTTCCTGTTAAACGATCCCGCATGGGCAATTGACTTTGCTCCTGCTGGAAGATTGCTCAAATTCGGTGAGAAGTTGACACGGAAGAGATATGCCGATACGCTCGAGACCATTGCTTCCAAGGGAGCCAGTGCGTTCTACGAGGGACCCATTGCCGATGCGACTATCAGGACTTTGAAGCAGAAGAGCGGTATCATGACGACGGATGATCTAAAGAATTATTCCGTGGCGATTCGAGAGCCTTCCCAGATCAACTACCGAGGTGGAAAGATCACCAGCGGGTCAGCCCCTTCAAGCGGTGCCGTTGTCGCAGCTTCGTTGAACATTCTGGACGGTTATGACTTCCTCGGCGATTCCAGAAGAGTCAACGATAGCGCATATCTGCTTGACGAAGCATTCAAGTTCGGTTACGGAATGCGAAGTAATCTCGGCGATCCAACCTTTGTCAAAGGTCTGGGTGAGTACCAGGCTCAGATGTACTCCAACGATACCGCGCAGGAGATCCGCGCCAAACTTGACGGGCGTGCTCTTCAAGTTAAGGATTATGACCCTAGAGGTCTTGAAAGCTTGGATACTCCTGGTACTTCGCATGTCGTTGTCATGGACAATTCGGGACTTGCTATCTCCCTCACGACCACAATTAACCTAAATTTCGGTTCGCAAGTCATTATTCCCGAGACTGGAGTTATTATGAACAATGAGATGAACGACTTTAGTATCCCCGGACAGTCAAACGCATTTGGATTCATCCCCAGCGAGGCCAACTTCATCAGACCTGGAAAACGCCCTCTTTCTAGTATAAGCACCACCATTGTCGAAGGACCTGACGGGAAAGTCTCGTTGGTCACAGGCTCTGCTGGTGGCAGTCGAATCATCACTGCTACTGTCCAGGTGGTTCTGAATGCGCTAGAGAGAAACATGACTGTTCATGATGCCCTGGCTGCACCTCGCCTGCATGATCAACTTGAACCGCGACAAGTCACCTTCGAATATGCCTACGACAACTCCACGGTTGCTTATTTGAAGGAAATTGGTAATAATGTCACGTGGGTAGCACCCGGACAAAGCACTGCTCAGGCCCTGAGGAGGTTACTGGATGGGACATTTGAAGCTGCTGGTGAGCCTAGACAGGCGAACTCCGGAGGATTCTCAACTTAA